A region from the Chelmon rostratus isolate fCheRos1 chromosome 6, fCheRos1.pri, whole genome shotgun sequence genome encodes:
- the tnni4b.2 gene encoding troponin I4b, tandem duplicate 2, protein MSEAPRKSKISASRRLALKTKLLKMATVMLEKEKEEKKQERDAALSERIPPLQLSGLSMQDLQALCKDLHHKIDVVDEERYDIEAKVSKNNKEIENLSQKIFELKGKMKRPALKRVKISADAMLGALLGAKVKESVDFKANLKTVKKEEEKKEEVTDWRKNVEAMSGMEGRKKLFDAGQ, encoded by the exons AGAAAATCCAAGATCTCTGCATCTCGCAGACTGGCGCTCAAG ACCAAGCTGCTGAAAATGGCCACTGTGATGCttgagaaggagaaggaggagaagaagcaggagagagacgCTGCTCTGAGTGAGAGGatccctcctcttcagctgtCTGGTTTGTCCATGCAGGACCTTCAG GCTCTCTGCAAAGACCTGCACCATAAGATTGATGTGGTAGATGAAGAGCGCTATGACATTGAAGCTAAAGTGTCCAAAAATAACAAGGAG ATTGAAAATCTGTCTCAGAAGATCTTTGAGCTGAAGGGTAAAATGAAGCGACCTGCTCTCAAGAGGGTGAAAATCTCTGCTGACGCCATGCTGGGAGCTCTGCTGGGTGCTAAGGTCAAAGAGTCCGTGGACTTCAAGGCCAACCTGAAGActgtgaagaaagaggaggagaag aaagaggaggtgaCTGACTGGCGTAAGAACGTGGAGGCCATGTCTGGCATGGAGGGCAGGAAGAAGCTGTTTGATGCTGGACAGTAG
- the LOC121607962 gene encoding troponin I, slow skeletal muscle-like encodes MSEAPMKTKPKISASRRLFLKTKLLKKAMTMLDSEKQARKDERERILAERVPALQVSGLSLQDLQNLCKELHQKIDVVDEERYDINSKVTKNDREIQDLSQKIYELKGKMKRPNLRRVRVSADAMLGALLGAKVKESVDFKANLKTVKKEEEKKEEVTDWRKNVDAMSGMEGRKKLFDAGQ; translated from the exons ATGTCTGAAGC GCCTATG aaaacaaagcCAAAGATCTCTGCATCTCGCAGGCTGTTCTTGAAG ACAAAACTGCTTAAGAAGGCCATGACTATGCTGGACAGTGAAAAGCAAGCCAGAAAAGATGAACGAGAAAGAATCCTGGCTGAGAGGGTCCCAGCACTCCAAGTGTCAGGCCTGTCTCTGCAGGATCTACAG AATCTTTGCAAAGAACTACACCAGAAAATTGATGTGGTTGATGAAGAACGGTATGACATCAACAGTAAAGTGACAAAAAATGACAGGGAG ATACAGGACCTGTCTCAGAAGATCTATGAGCTGAAGGGCAAGATGAAGAGACCGAACCTGAGGAGGGTGAGGGTGTCCGCTGATGCCATGCTGGGAGCTCTGCTGGGCGCCAAGGTCAAAGAGTCTGTGGACTTCAAGGCCAACCTCAAGACtgtgaagaaggaggaggagaag aaagaggaagtgacTGACTGGCGTAAGAACGTGGACGCCATGTCCGGTATGGAGGGCAGAAAGAAGCTGTTTGATGCCGGGCAGTAG
- the bpgm gene encoding bisphosphoglycerate mutase — protein MSKYKLFLLRHGEGAWNKENRFCSWVDQKLSEDGVKEAQDSGKLLKEQGYKFDLVFTSILSRSIQTAWLVLEAMGQEWVPVVKSWRLNERHYGSLIGLNRAEMALQHGEEKVKLWRRSYDITPPLIDESHPYFLEIYNDRRYTTCDVPKENLPRAESLKEVLDRLLPYWESTLVPEIRKGRTVLISAHGNSCRALLKHLEGISDEDIVSVTLPTGIPVLLELDENLKPVKPRQLLGDQAKIQAAIKKVEDQGKAKPST, from the exons ATGTCCAAGTACAAATTGTTTCTGCTGAGGCATGGGGAGGGGGCCTGGAACAAAGAGAACCGTTTCTGCAGCTGGGTCGACCAAAAGCTCAGCGAAGATGGGGTGAAGGAGGCCCAGGACAGCGGCAAGCTCCTGAAGGAGCAGGGCTACAAGTTCGACTTAGTATTCACCTCCATACTCAGCCGCTCCATCCAGACAGCATGGCTGGTGCTGGAAGCTATGGGTCAGGAGTGGGTCCCCGTGGTTAAGTCATGGAGACTGAATGAGCGCCACTATGGTTCCCTGATTGGTTTGAACCGAGCAGAGATGGCTCTACAACatggagaggaaaaagtgaAGTTGTGGAGAAGGAGCTATGACATCACTCCACCTCTGATTGATGAATCCCACCCTTACTTCCTGGAAATCTACAATGACCGCAGGTACACCACTTGTGACGTGCCAAAAGAGAACCTCCCCCGAGCAGAGAGCCTGAAGGAGGTGTTGGACAGGCTGCTTCCATACTGGGAGAGCACTTTGGTGCCAGAGATAAGGAAAGGCAGGACTGTGCTCATTTCTGCtcatggaaacagctgcagggcTCTGCTGAAACACCTGGAAG GTATATCGGATGAGGATATTGTCAGCGTGACTTTACCTACAGGGATACCTGTGCTGCTTGAGCTGGATGAAAACCTCAAGCCTGTGAAACCTCGACAGCTGTTGGGAGATCAGGCGAAGATTCAGGCTGCAATTAAAAAGGTGGAGGACCAGGGAAAAGCCAAACCGTCAACTTGA
- the cald1b gene encoding caldesmon 1b, whose product MDDDFDRRMELRRQRREQMRLEADNVGCANDDEDEEARERRRRAREERRKMRELEESGTTDVIDTNSVTESSTTASDAHADDDQALLDRLAKREERRQKRMKEAMERQKEFDPTISTTNGTDGALEEQSSISSSRQRHSEEEEEKPAPEEVVDTDTNSWRKEEEDKKEDEEFVEESSPASATNEEETEEKPAATEEEVEQPDLGTKDAEEETVPEVDKEEEERNQKEEEERQQKEMEEKLRIEEEEKQEKQKREMEEKKKKEEEEKPKRFGFKEKNEPTKQNGALIENKLKKTERTSRDNVPSAKADDVERQEAERKLLELKRRRNDAESVEFEKMKQKQQDAEAELEELKRKREERRKVMEEEERQRKQEVDDKKAKEQEERKRMREEIEKRRAEAAERKKQKEEESVKPAFAISPKGSSKIGEKAEFLSKSAQKSTARVSHSPIVSKIGNRMDQYTSAIQGNKEVKSPKSPLVDIPTGGTRSIKSMWEKGNIGSSSESPAPANKDLAGIKGGVTGRVNSWMAKPAEAEKAAAPAPAAASPATAKPADVKPGDIGNKRGMWETKKGSAPAKVTVGSKNKFGTSAGMRP is encoded by the exons ATGGATGATGATTTTGACCGCCGCATGGAactgaggaggcagaggagggagcagaTGCGCCTCGAGGCTGACAA TGTGGGTTGCGccaatgatgatgaggatgaggaagctCGGGAGCGAAGGAGACGTgccagggaggagaggaggaagatgagggaaCTAGAGGAGTCTGGGACCACTGACGTGATCGACACTAACAG TGTGACGGAGTCCTCCACCACAGCCAGTGACGCACATGCAGATGATGACCAGGCTTTGCTGGACCGCCTGGCCAAGAGGGAGGAGCGCAGGCAGAAGAGAATGAAGGAGGCcatggagagacagaaggagttTGACCCCACCATAAGTACCACCAATGGCACAGACGGCGCGCTGGAAGAGCAgtcctccatcagcagcagcagacagcgacactcagaggaagaggaggagaaaccaGCCCCCGAGGAGGTGGTAGACACTGATACGAACTcctggaggaaagaggaggaggacaagaaggAAGATGAG GAATTTGTTGAGGAATCAAGTCCAGCAAGCGCAACAAATGAG GAGGAGACTGAGGAGAAGCCTGcagcaacagaagaagaggtCGAGCAGCCTGATTTAGGAACGAAAGATGCTGAAGAGGAAACTGTCCCTGAGGTtgacaaggaggaggaagaaaggaatcagaaagaagaagaggaaagacaacaaaaagaaatggaagaaaagctGAGGatagaagaggaagaaaagcaagaaaagcaaaaaagggaaatggaggaa aagaagaagaaagaggag GAGGAGAAGCCTAAGAGATTCGGGTTTAAGGAAAAG AATGAACCAACCAAACAGAATGGAGCTCTCATTGAAAATAAACtcaagaaaacagagaggacatCAAG GGACAACGTTCCCTCCGCCAAGGCAGATGACGTGGAGCGACAGGAGGCCGAGCGTAAGCTGCTGGAACTGAAGCGCCGGCGGAACGACGCAGAAAGCGTGGAGTTCGAGAAGatgaagcagaagcagcaggacGCGGAGGccgagctggaggagctgaagaggaagagagaggagaggaggaaggtcatggaggaggaggagaggcagaggaaacaggaggtgGATGACAAGAAAGCCAAAGAACAG gaggagaggaagaggatgagggaggagaTAGAGAAAAGAAGGGCggaggctgcagagaggaagaaacagaaggaggaggagtctGTAAAACCTGCCTTTGCTATCAGTCCCAAAGGCTCCTCAAAG ATCGGGGAGAAGGCAGAATTCTTGAGCAAATCAGCTCAGAAAAG cacagccagAGTGTCCCACTCTCCAATTGTCTCCAAGATAGGCAACAGAATGGACCAGTACACCTCTGCCATCCAG GGAAACAAAGAAGTCAAATCCCCCAAGTCTCCCCTGGTAGATATTCCTACAGGAGGCACGCGCAGCATCAAGAGCATGTGGGAGAAAGGCAACATTGGCAGCTCCTCCGAAAGTCCGGCCCCTGCCAACAAG GATTTGGCTGGTATCAAAGGAGGCGTGACAGGACGTGTCAACAGTTGGATGGCAAAGCCCGCAGAGGCAGAGAAGGCGGCAGCACCTGCACCGGCGGCAGCATCACCAGCAACAGCAAAGCCGGCA